One Zonotrichia albicollis isolate bZonAlb1 chromosome 25, bZonAlb1.hap1, whole genome shotgun sequence genomic window carries:
- the PGD gene encoding 6-phosphogluconate dehydrogenase, decarboxylating, which yields MGARGPAPPRPRLRRGSGARRRPGPQSPERSGGSGEAREERRAPNVAAMAEADIALIGLAVMGQNLILNMNDHGFVVCAFNRTVSKVDDFLANEAKGTKVIGAHSLEEMVSTLKKPRRIILLVKAGSAVDDFINKLVPLLETGDIIIDGGNSEYRDTTRRCKELQAKGILFVGSGVSGGEEGARYGPSLMPGGAKEAWPHIKTIFQSIAAKVGSGEPCCDWVGEEGAGHFVKMVHNGIEYGDMQLICEAYHLMKDVLGMEHDEMAKVFQEWNKTELDSFLIEITANILKFKDSDGKYLLPKIRDSAGQKGTGKWTAISALEYGVPVTLIGEAVFARCLSSLKEERVQASKLLGGPKGTRFSGNKEAFLEDIRKALYASKIISYAQGFMLLRQAAKEFGWTLNYGGIALMWRGGCIIRSVFLGKIKDAFDQNPELQNLLLDDFFKKAVENCQESWRRVISTGVQIGIPMPCFTTALSFYDGYRHEILPANLIQAQRDYFGAHTYELLSKPGVFIHTNWTGHGGNVSSSAYNV from the exons ATGGGCgcgcgcggccccgccccgccccgcccgcggcTGAGGAGAGGAAGCGGCGCGCGCCGCAGGCCGGGCCCGCAGAGCCCCGAGAGGAGCGGAGGGAGCGGAGAGGCCCGGGAGGAACGGAGAGCTCCGAACGTCGCTGCCATGGCCGA AGCTGACATTGCTTTGATTGGACTGGCCGTGATGGGTCAGAACCTGATTTTGAACATGAATGACCACGGCTTCGTG GTCTGTGCTTTTAACAGGACAGTTTCCAAAGTGGATGATTTCCTGGCGAACGAGGCCAAGGGAACCAAGGTGATCGGTGctcacagcctggaggagatggTCTCCACGCTGAAGAAGCCCCGTCGCATTATCTTGCTGGTGAAGGCTGGAAGTGCAGTGGATGACTTCATCAATAAACTG GTGCCATTGCTGGAGACTGGAGACATCATCATTGATGGTGGGAATTCTGAGTACAGAGATACCACG AGGCGTTGTAAGGAGCTCCAGGCCAAGGGCATCTTGTTTGTGGGCAGTGGAGTTagtggtggggaggagggtgCCAGATACGGCCCTTCCCTCATGCCAGGAGGAGCCAAGGAAGCCTG GCCCCACATCAAGACCATATTTCAAAGCATTGCTGCTAAAGTGGGATCTGGGGAACCTTGTTGTGACTGG GTGggagaggaaggagctggacaTTTCGTGAAGATGGTGCACAATGGGATTGAGTATGGAGACATGCAGCTGATCTGTGAGGCCTATCACCTGATGAAAGatgtgctgggcatggagcACGATGAGATGGCAAAG GTATTTCAGGAATGGAATAAGACAGAGTTGGACTCTTTCCTGATTGAAATCACAGCCAATATTCTCAAATTCAAAGACAGTGATGGCAAATACCTGCTCCCAAAGATCAGGGACAGCGCAGGGCAGAAAGGCACGGGGAAGTGGACGGCCATTTCTGCCCTGGAATACGGAGTCCCGGTCACCCTCATCG GTGAAGCTGTGTTTGCACGCTGCCTGTCGTCCCTCAAGGAGGAGAGAGTGCAGGCCAGCAAGCTGCTGGGAGGGCCCAAAGGGACTCGGTTCAGTGGGAACAAGGAGGCCTTCCTGGAGGACATCCGCAAG gccCTGTATGCTTCCAAGATTATCTCATATGCTCAAGGCTTCATGCTGCTGAGACAAGCAGCCAAAGAATTTGGCTGGACACTGAATTATGGTGGTATTGCACTGATGTGGAGGGGAGGCTGCATCATCAGGAG TGTGTTCCTGGGAAAAATCAAAGATGCTTTTGATCAAAACCCTGAGCTCCAGAATTTGCTGTTGGATGATTTCTTTAAGAAAGCTGTAGAAAACTGTCAG GAGTCCTGGCGCCGTGTGATCAGTACTGGTGTGCAGATTGGAATCCCCATGCCCTGCTTCACTACAGCACTTTCTTTTTATGATGGATACAGGCACGAGATATTGCCAGCTAACCTGATTCAG GCTCAGCGTGATTACTTTGGTGCACACACATATGAATTATTATCAAAGCCAGGGGTATTTATCCACACTAACTGGACAGGCCATGGAGGAAATGTGTCCTCTTCTGCTTACAATGTCTAA
- the CENPS gene encoding centromere protein S — translation MAAAGGEQQQMLTQRLKAAVHYTVGCLCQEVAEDKDVQFSKQSIAAISEITFRQCEIFAKDLEMFARHAKRTTVTTEDVKLLARRSNSLLKYITQKSEELASSNMEQKEKKKKKSSAAKGERTPGEQEAAVTENEDSNMA, via the exons ATGGCGGCGGCCGGTGGCGAGCAGCAGCAGATGCTCACACAG AGGCTGAAGGCGGCGGTTCACTACACGGTGGGGTGCCTGTGCCAGGAGGTGGCGGAGGACAAGGACGTGCAGTTCAGCAAGCAGAGCATCGCAGCCATCTCGGAGATCACCTTCCGGCAGTGCG AAATCTTCGCAAAAGACCTTGAAATGTTTGCAAG GCATGCAAAACGAACCACGGTCACTACAGAAGATGTGAAGCTTTTGGCTAGAAGAAGCAATTCTTTG CTAAAATATATCACTCAGAAGAGTGAAGAGCTTGCATCAAGTAACatggagcagaaggagaagaagaaaaagaagtccAGTGCAGCCAAGGGAGAGAGAACTCCTGGGGAACAAGAAGCAGCTGTGACTGAAAATGAAGATTCCAACATGGCATGA